One genomic segment of Leishmania braziliensis MHOM/BR/75/M2904 complete genome, chromosome 7 includes these proteins:
- a CDS encoding putative ATP-dependent DEAD/H RNA helicase, which yields MSDYGDAQHNGGDGGGRGEGGYGDGRDGGYGGGRDGGYGGGRDGGGRDGGYGGGYGGGRGGDRYRSGGYGGGRGYGGGRGGDRFHDRHGGLGANLHRIDWDAVQKVATQWNFYKPQKPRSEEEIATWLRENSITIYGDRVPQPMLEFSDLVAPDAIHQAFMDAGFQRPTPIQSVSWPVLLNSRDIVGVAKTGSGKTMAFMIPAALHIMAQPPLQPGDGPIALVLAPTRELAVQIETETRKSLTRVPSIMTTCVYGGTPKGPQQRSLRAGVHVCIATPGRLIDLLETNCTNLLRVTYLTLDEADRMLDMGFEDQIRKICSQIRTDRQTLMFSATWPREIRNLAASFQKDFVRVHIGSEELVANADVHQHVFVVEGYHKEEKLEEILRQVGPQRVLVFVKTKKSCDILQDRLGRALRQTVLAIHGDKLQSSRDYVLDRFRKDERAILVATDVAARGLDIKNLDVVVNYDMPLNIEDYVHRIGRTGRAGKTGDAYSFVSSADNSKTIRDLIELLLRAKQEVSPELYAVCQYARNDGGRSGRGYGGHGYGGRGYGGGGGYRGGRGYGGGGGYRSGRGYGGGEFGRAPAGGAPGGGGAPRSESFTPY from the exons ATGTCCGACTACGGTGACGCTCAGCacaacggcggcgacggcggtggccgcgGTGAGGGTGGCTACGGTGATGGTCGTGACGGCGGCTACGGCGGTGGTCGTGACGGCGGCTACGGTGGTGGCCGagacggtggtggtcgtgACGGCGGCTACGGTGGTGGCTATGGAGGTGGTCGCGGGGGAGATCGctaccgcagcggcggctacggtggtggtcgtggctacggcggcggccgcggcggcgatcGCTTCCACGACCGCCACGGCGGCCTTGGCGCCAACTTACACCGAATTGATTGGGACGCCGTGCAGAAGGTGGCGACGCAGTGGAACTTCTACAAGCCTCAGAAGCcgcgcagcgaggaggagattgCGACGTGGCTGCGTGAGAACAGCATCACCATCTACGGCGACCGCGTACCACAGCCGATGCTAGAGTTCTCCGACCTGGTGGCGCCGGATGCGATTCACCAGGCCTTCATGGACGCTGGCTTCCAGAGGCCAACCCCCATTCAGTCCGTCTCCTGGCCGGTCCTGCTGAACTCGCGCGATATTGTCGGCGTGGCCAAGACGGGCTCTGGGAAGACGATGGCCTTCATGATtcctgcggcgctgcacatTATGGCGCAGCCTCCGCTGCAGCCTGGAGATGGTCCCATCGCCCTTGTCCTCGCACCAACTCGCGAGCTGGCGGTGCAGATCGAGACGGAGACACGCAAGTCGCTGACGCGCGTGCCAAGCATTATGACGACGTGCGTGTACGGTGGCACCCCGAAGGGGCCACAGCAGCGTTCCCTGCGCGCTGGTGTGCACGTCTGCATCGCAACCCCGGGTCGCCTGATCGACCTTCTGGAGACGAACTGCACAAATCTGCTGCGCGTCACCTACCTTACCCTTGATGAGGCGGATCGCATGCTTGACATGGGCTTCGAGGACCAAATCCGCAAGATCTGCTCGCAGATTCGCACCGACCGCCAGACGCTCATGTTCTCAGCGACGTGGCCGCGCGAAATTCGTAACCTCGCTGCCAGCTTCCAGAAGGACTTTGTGCGTGTTCACATCGGCTCCGAGGAGCTCGTGGCGAACGCGGATGTGCACCAGCATGTCTTCGTCGTCGAGGGATATCACAAGGAGGAGAAGTTGGAGGAGATTCTCCGCCAGGTCGGACCGCAGCGTGTTCTGGTCTTCGTAAAGACGAAGAAGTCGTGTGACATTCTGCAGGACCGACTTGGACGTGCACTGCGGCAGACGGTGCTGGCCATTCACGGCGATAAGCTGCAGTCGAGCCGTGACTACGTGCTAGACCGCTTCCGCAAGGATGAACGCGCGATTCTCGTCGCCACCGACGTGGCAGCGCGTGGCCTCGATATCAAGAACTTGGACGTGGTGGTGAACTACGATATGCCACTGAACATTGAAGATTATGTGCATCGTATTG GTCGTACGGGTCGTGCTGGTAAGACCGGCGACGCCTACTCCTTTGTTTCCTCGGCTGATAACAGCAAGACCATCCGTGACCTGATcgaactgctgctgcgtgcgaaGCAGGAGGTGTCACCGGAGCTCTACGCCGTCTGCCAGTACGCGCGCAACGATGGAGGCCGCAGCGGACGTGGCTACGGCGGACATGGCTACGGTGGTCGTGGGTacggtgggggtggtggctACCGTGGCGGTCGTGGctacggcggcggtggtggctaCCGCAGTGGCCGTGGctacggtggtggtgagttTGGTCGCGCACCGGCCGGCGGTGCtcctggtggtggtggtgccccGCGCAGCGAGAGCTTCACGCCGTACTag